Part of the Longimicrobium sp. genome is shown below.
TGGTGACGCCGGCCGGGCCCAACGACCCGGGAGGCGTGCGCATGACCACGGTCGGGGCCCTCCTCCCCGGCGCATTCGACGGGTCGGATCTCCCCGCGCTCGCGGAGGATGCGTGAGCAGTGGGGCGGTGCCGCTGATCGAGCGGAAGAAGAACGGCGGCGAGCTCTCCCCCGACGAGATCCGCGCGCTCCTGGCCGGCTACCTGGACAGGTCGATCGCCGACTACCAGGTGGCGGCGTGGCTGATGGCCGTCTGCTGGCGCGGGATGACGGAGGGCGAGACGCTGGCGATGACCCAGGCGATGGTCGACACCGGCGCCACGCTAGAGTGGGCGGACCTCGACCGCCCCACCGTCGACAAGCACAGCACCGGCGGCGTGGGCGACAAGACGTCGCTCGTCCTGGTGCCGCTGATGGCGGAGGCGGGCGCGGCCTTCGTGAAGATGTCGGGGCGCGGGCTGGGGCACACGGGCGGCACGCTGGACAAGCTGGAGTCGATCGCCGGCTTCCGCACGGAGCTCGGGCTGGAGGAGATGAGCGCCCAGGTGCGGCGGATCGGGTGCGCGCTCGTGGGCCAGAGCCCCGCCCTCGTCCCCGCTGACGGCGCGCTGTACTCGCTGCGCGACGTCACGGCGACGGTGGATTCGGTGCCACTGATCGCCAGCAGCATCATGTCGAAGAAGCTGGCCGGCGGCGCGGGGACCATCGTGCTGGACGTGAAGTGGGGCTCCGGCGCCTTCATGACCACGCAGGAGGCCGCGCGCGAGCTGGCCGGCGCCCTGGTCCGCATCGGCGAGGGAGCCGGGCGCCGCACGCGCGCCGTCCTCTCCTCCATGCGCGAGCCGCTGGGGCGCGCCG
Proteins encoded:
- a CDS encoding thymidine phosphorylase; this translates as MSSGAVPLIERKKNGGELSPDEIRALLAGYLDRSIADYQVAAWLMAVCWRGMTEGETLAMTQAMVDTGATLEWADLDRPTVDKHSTGGVGDKTSLVLVPLMAEAGAAFVKMSGRGLGHTGGTLDKLESIAGFRTELGLEEMSAQVRRIGCALVGQSPALVPADGALYSLRDVTATVDSVPLIASSIMSKKLAGGAGTIVLDVKWGSGAFMTTQEAARELAGALVRIGEGAGRRTRAVLSSMREPLGRAVGNALEVREALETLNGGGPADLWALTLELGTHLMLLSGLASSADEAVRTLTALRDSGAAARRMEMLVEAQGGDPRVVARPDLLPAAPVVRTVAADADGWVAEADARTIAEAALQLGAGRLRKGDPVDPAVGIVVLARVGDRLAPGAPLAEVHARTDATAEAAEARLRDAFRLSPEAVAAHAEPYETVG